GCCAACGATGAGCCGACGATCCACGGGATGGTCGCTCCCTTTCATTCGCGTGCCGATCACAGCGACCTCATCGAGCACCACGCCCGATATGATTCTTCCACCGGTCTTCCGAACCGGCGCTCGCTCAAGGAGCGCGTCCAGTCGCGTATCAGCCAGATGCGGCGCGCCAACCAGCCATTTGCGATCCACTTTGTCGACATCGACCGATTCGAGCAAATCAATGAGACCTACGGCGAGTCCTGCGGCGATGAGGTGCTCAATCAGGCAGCGCTTCGCCTGCTATGCCTGTGCAGCGATGGAGATCTGGTGGCACGGATTG
This Chrysiogenia bacterium DNA region includes the following protein-coding sequences:
- a CDS encoding diguanylate cyclase, which encodes MHSKHVIDRAPSALFACSAEKGRPLLYASERLGHLTGRPIHELLAGNCHLDRFIARDDLVRVRDAINRALGAGNDYQVSYRLINEQLNKANWVIESGACYTGANDEPTIHGMVAPFHSRADHSDLIEHHARYDSSTGLPNRRSLKERVQSRISQMRRANQPFAIHFVDIDRFEQINETYGESCGDEVLNQAALRLLCLCSDGDLVARI